The sequence below is a genomic window from Methanoculleus sp. 7T.
ATTTCAACAATATCGAATACTGGTTTAAGCCCCAAGTTATCCGGGATCTCGCAATAATTCAGAGAACCATCGAGTCCGTCGACTGTCCCGACCCACGGATCCGCGAAGATATCAAGGATTTTCTGCTCGTCTCGTTCTCCGAGACGGTCCGCCTGGCTTCAAACACCCGGAACGGAGAGTTCAAACTCTACCGGATGGCCCCCGAAGCCCTCAAGAAACACCATCCCAAAACAAGCAGCATATTCCGAGAGAAGACAGCGGCCAACCTCGAGCGGATGCAAGCATTCGAGCGGGAAGCAGGAGCCTGCAGCATCCATATCCTCAACGAGGATACCCGTGAGAGAACGTCGATCCCCGATAGGTCCGTCGATATCATCGTGACTTCGCCGCCGTACGGGGATAGTTTCACAACGGTGGCGTACGGGCAATTCTCACGGCTCTCTCTTGAGTGGCTGGGGTTCGACAGCAAAGAGGTTCGGAAGATCGACAAAATCAGCCTCGGAGGCATCCCCGCCCCGGACTTGAGCACCTCGTTGGAATCCCCCCTGTTATCCTCGACCATCCGAAAGATCGGCAGCATAGACCCCAAACGGGCAAAGGAGGTCTTGAGTTTCTATCTCGACTTCAACCTCTGTGTGGAGGAGATAGACCGGTTTATGAAGCCCGGCGGCTACTTATGTTTCGTTGTCGGAAACCGGACGGTGAAGAAGCAGCAGATCCCGACCGACGACATCATCGTGGAACTCTTCCAAGCGCAGGCCGACTATCTGCACGAGAAGACCATCGTCCGGAATATACCGAATAAACGAATGCCGAAGGCAAACAGCCCGACAAACGTCAAAGGGGAACTCTCATCCACCATGAATCACGAATACATCGTGATCCTGCAGAAGCAGTGATATTCTCTTTTTTAGTTCCCTCAAAACCCATTCCGGCCACGACAAGGTGCGGCATCCCCCCGGATCCGCCTTTCCCGCACGATGATACCTACCGGCAGAACGGCAGGGGCCCGGCTAGAGCAACTGTTCACGCTCTTCAAAGCATTTATCCAACTCTTTCGGCGGTATGCGGAATGCGGTGCCGTGATCGTGAGTCCGACCATCGGGGTATTGCCCTATGCGGATATCGATCTTCACAACACCGTCGCGGAGAAGGTCAAGAAAATTCGGATAACTGAAACCCCTCAGGAACCATGCCTCGTTGAACCTGAACTCTTCGTTCGGTCCGGTCCCCCGTGCATCAGCGATGACGTAGTAGAGTTGCCCTGATTTGTACTTTCTCAAGAAAGCATTCTTCAACCCGTCTCTTGTCCAGAAAGCTTCTATCTCATCATCGAAATTTTGAATGCAGACTCTCTTCGATCCGTTCTCACGGATAATGCCGAGCTTCAACCCGCTCTCGCCTCTGAGGGCCGTCTCAACCCCGAGAGACAGCGTGCGGTGCAGGATATTCCGACCGTCCCTCGGCGACTCATATCCGTATCTTCGCAGTAGCGTTGTATTCACCCCCGCAGGCGAAGGTGATTTTGTAAATAGGGTGAGCATACTCGACGAACCCCTTCTTGCCGCCTTTAACTCGGTCTCCTCGGTATCGGGCCCTTGTATGTTGTTTTCTGCTATGCCGAGGAGATCCTCGAGCGTTTTTCCGATACCGGTGTCGTTAGACCGATGGGTACGTACATAGGTCGTAGGAAGAGCGCGCAATCGCCGAACGAACTCTTCATGCGTGAGCATACGTAAGGTTCTGCGAGCTCTCCGAAGAATGAGTGATACAGCATACGTACAAGTTAACCAATCTGCGAGGTTGCCCGGAAACAGTTGAACTGCTCACCTGGCGGACGGCAGCGCGGACCGCCGTGCAGGAAAGGTATATGCCGTCTCATTTCATACTAGTTTGAAACGGGGAGATGATGGTTCGATGGTAGAAAACACGGAGTGTCTCGACGAACCGCTGCCCCTTCCGCCGGAAGTCGAGGAGTCGCTCTGCCGGTGCGGCGGGATTGCAGGGCTGACCGGGCGGCTGCCGGACGACGAGGCTCTGGCGAGGGAGAGCGCTCTCCACCGCGCACTTGCCGACCCCATCAGGCTGAAGATCCTAGCGATGCTCGCCGTCCAGCCGCTCTGCGTCTGCGTGATCAAAGCGGTGCTCGGGATGGCGGACTCAAAGTTATCCTACCATCTCTCGGTCCTGAAGAAGACCGGGCTGATCGCCGGCGAGGCGCAGGGCAACTGGATCATCTACAGCCTCACCGGCCTGGGCGACGAGTGGGCACGCTGCATCAGGGAAGGCAGCGGGACCCGATAGAGTCCGGACCCGGCGGAAAAATCAACCGCCGCACTACTTTTTGCCGCCCCGCTCTTAAACACAACAAAACCCGATCCGGGAGAATGACAGCAGGCCTTGCCGGCACTGCCAGAAAAATAGGTCGGAATCGGCGGGAGAAAATTTCCGAGGTTTTATCCCGCGCTCTTCCGGCTTCCCTTGCGCCCCGGCACGGGCACATCGAGGTTTTTCTGGAACTCAAGATGGTTGTTCGACGGTCGTACAGACGCCCGCCGGTCCGGCCGGGCGCAACGAGTAGTCTCTGTCGTCACTCGCGCCGTAGAGGTGTGAACGATTGGGCGTTCTGCCCAACCGTCCTTCGCACCTCATGGGCACTCGAGATCCTCTCCGGGAGAGAGAACCTTACTTGAACACGTCAAAGATCTGGTCGCTGCCGGTCGCGAAGAGCCGCTCCCGCTCCGCCTGCTCTTCAACAAGAGCAAGCACCGGGAGCTCCATGTCCACACCCGGGGTGTGGCCGAACATCTTCTCCATCTCGGTCTGCAGGGCGTGCATGTAGAGCGAGTTCGCGATCTCCATCGGGCAGTTCTCTTCGCACTGGCCGCAGTTGACACAGGAGTCCGATACGTGAGCGTAGCGGATCAGGTGGAACATGAACGGCACAGGGAGCACGCCCGGCGGCACCAGGTAGGGCTTCTTCGTGCTGCACTCGACGCAGTAGCAGATCGGGCAGTTGTCGATGCAGGCGTAGCACTTGGTGCACCGGGACGAGTCCTCCATCATCTTCTGGAGGCGTTCCTTCCCGTTGCCGAGTTCCTCGAAGTAGCGTGCCCGCCACTTGTCGCCGAGCTTCAGCATCGCATTCTCGACCTTGCCGCGGATCTCGATCCCCTTCGGGTTCGCGGGTTCCGTGGCAACAGCTCCGGCCTTCGCGGCCCTGCTCAGGAGGTCGGCGCCCTTCTCGGAGCAGACCTCGACGAACGTGGCCTTGCCGGCGCGCTCGCCGATGACACCCCAGTTGCCGCAGGCGAGGTCGGCCTGGCGCGGGATCTTCATCTTGCACCGGCGGCAGTTCGACCGGCGGCCGAAGCCCTCTTCCTCGAGTTCGTCCATCGAGATGCCCTTGTGCTGGCCATCCTTCGTGACGATGATGAACTGGCCCTTGTCGATCTCTTCCTTGACGACGTCGTTGGGGTCGACCCCGAACTTCTCGCGGATCATCTTCCGGGCGGTCACCGGGCTGACCGAGCCGCCGCAGTTGACGCCGATCAAGAGGAGGTTGTCCAGGTTGACCTGGTTGCGCTTCGCAAGCTCGTAGATGCCCATCGCGTCGCAACCCTTCACCGTCACGGCAAGGCGCATATCCTCGGCGCCCCCGAGGTACTTCTTGATCAGTTTCGCAAGCAGGAGCGTCCCGCAGTGGAGCGAGCCGGCCGTCTGTGCGATCTCGGCGGGGTCGGTGATCAGCGTCGGCACGGCATCGTAGAGGTCGACACCTTTCTTGACCGCCAGCACGCCGTCGACGATATCGTTCTCCAGGGCAAACTTAAGAAGCCCGGTCACCGCGCCGCCGCACTCCGCCACCTTGGCGATGTCGGGGCTCGTCGTCCAGGCGTATACCATATCTCCCTTCGCTACCATTTCACTGCACCCCCGTGATCTTCTCAACGGCAACCGCACTGTGCTTCAACTCCGGCATCTTCGAGAGCGGGTCCAGCACATTGTTCGTAAGCAGGTTCACAGATCCCTTCCCGCCGAAGTGCATCGTCATCATCAGCACGCCGGGCGCGACCTCATCGGTCACTCTGGCAAGGGCTTCCGCCTCACCGCGCCTGCTCCGGAGCCGGATCATCTCTCCGTTCTGGATCTTCAGCCGCGCGGCATCCTCTTCGTTGATCTGCACGTAGGCTTCGGGCACCTCGTGGTCGAGGATCTTCGCCCGGCCGGTCTGGGTCCGGGTGTGGTAGTGGAAGATCAGACGTCCGGTCATCAGGGTGAACGGATACTCGGCGTCGGCGACTTCAGCAGGCGGCCGGTACTCGAGCCCGAAGAAGGTGCCGAGACCGTCGGCCGCGGAGAACTTCTCGCGGTGCAGGATCGGGGTTCCCGGGTGCTCCAGGGTCGGGCAGGGCCAGTGCACGGACTCCGGCTTCTCCATCCTCGCGTAGGAGATGCCGGCCATCGACGGGGTGACCCGCCGCATGTCGTCCCAGATCTCCTCGGGTGAGTTGAAGTCGAATCCCTTGAGGCCAAGCTTGTGGGCGAGATCGACGAAGATCTGCCAGTCTTCCTTTGAATCGCCGGGGGTCTGCACGGCCTTCCTTATACGGTTGACACGCCGCTCGGCACTGGTGAACGTCCCGTCCTTCTCGGCGAAGGAGGCGCCGGGCAGGATAACGTCGGCATACTGGGCCGTCTCGGTCATGAAGAGGTCCTGCACGACCAGGAAGTCGAGTTTCTCAAGCGACTTCATGACGTGGTTCGCGTTGGGGTAGGAGACGACCGGGTTCAGCGCGAAGATGTACATCGCCTTGATCGGGTCGCCGCACTGGTTGATCTGCTCTGTCAGGGTCACGCCGTACTCGCTTGAAAGCCCGGTGACGCCCCAGAGTTCCTCCATCCGCTTCCGGGCGGCGGGGTCTTCACACTTCTGGTAGCCGGAGAAGACGTTCGGGTAGGCACCCATGTCGCAGGCGCCCTGGACGTTGTTCTGGCCACGGAGCGGGTTGACGCCGACTCCAGGTCTCCCAACGTTGCCGGTGAGCATCGCGAGGTTTCCGAGCGACCGGACGTTGTCGGTACCGGTCGAGAGTTCCGTGATGCCGAGACAGTAGATGATCACCGCATTCTTGGCGCTCGCGTACATCCGGGCGATCTCCTTGACCCGCTCGGTGGGAACGCCGGTGATCGACTCGACATCCGCGTATTTCTCCACGACCTTCCTCATATCCTCGTATCCCTTCGTCCGCTTCTCGATGAACTCCTTGTCGTGGAGGTTCTCCTTGATGATCCAGTACATCATCGAGTTGATCAGGGCGATGTTCGTCGAGGGGTTGTAGCGGACATAGTGGTCGGCCAGGCGCGCCGTGGGCGTGTAGCGCGGGTCGCAGACGATGAGCGTCTTGCCCGCCTTCTTTGCCTGGAGAATCCGGCGGCCGGCGAGCGGGTGTGCCTCAACCGAGTTTGCCCCAATCATGAAGATGAGGTCCGTGTTCGCGAGGTCCTCGAAGGGGTTCGTCGCGGCACCGGAGCCGAACGAGAGCGAGAGCCCCGCGACGGACGGTCCGTGGCAGATACGCGCGCAGTTGTCGATGTTGTTGGTCTTAAAGGCCACCCGCGCGAGTTTCTGCAAGGCGTAGCACTCTTCGTTCGGCGTCCGGCACGAGACTTGGAAGCCGAGGGACTTCGGTCCGAACTTCTCGTAGGTCTCCTTGAACTTCGAGGCGACGAGACCGAGCGCCTCGTCCCAGGATGCTTCCACAAACTTGCCGTTCTTCTTAATGAGGGGCTTTGTCAGCCGGTCGGGGCTCTGCACGAATTCCCAGCAGGTGGCTCCCTTGGGACAGAGCTTTCCCTCGTTAATCGGGGTCCTCTTGTAGGGTTCTACCCCCACGAGTTTGCCGTCGTTCACCACAAGGTTGAGTCCGCACCCTACACCGCAGTACGGGCAGGTCGTGGGAACGTAACGTAACTTTCCGTTGGTTTCTGTCATTCACATTCTCCCGGTTGTTGCATTCAACGTCGGTTGCCAAGCATGTCAGGAAAGGACGGACATACTTACAATAGTTTTACTCTACTAGGTAGTATATAAATTTAAACATACTCTTTTAACAATTGACGATTCTCCACCAAGTATAATTAATCACTTTTGAATTCCGGTCGGAGCCAGTGGAGAATGGGGGCCATATAACATCCCATATCAGATTAGGGAGTAAATTATATGAATTCTACTGAAATATCCCCATATATGTAAAATGAATCTGGTTGAACAATCCAAAATGTTTACAACCAACCTTGGCCAAATACTCTTCCGTGCAACCGAGACTGAATCACACATGGGACGATATCGAGGCCAGGCTCGAATCGAAAAATTCCACTCCGGAGTTGATTGAGCATTTCCGGAGATGCATCGGCTTCCATACATTTGCGGCCCCCGGGCTTCTGATCGGGGTCTTCATGGTGGACTATGCCTTGGAACTCCTGGATCCTCCGGAAAACGAGAAGATCTATGCGGTCTGTGAATCCACAAAGTGCCTGCCTGACGCCCTGCAGGTTATCGCTCACTGCACGGTCGGCAACGGCCGTCTCCGGGTGCTCCCGATAGGGAAGTTTGCCATCACCATGAACCGGCCGGCCGAGACTGCGCAGGTAGACGGGATCCGCGTCTTCCTCGACGGCGAGAAGATGGGCCAGTATCCGACGTTTGCCCTCTGGTATACCAAAGACCCGCTCTTCGACCCAAGGACACGGGGCACCGCATTGATCGACGAGATCATCGACGCGGGGCGCGACCTTCTCTCAGATGAGAGGGTGCGGGTGAAGGTTCCCAAGAAACAGCCTTGGGAGTCCGCCATCTGTACCATATGCGGCGAGATGGTCCCCGACAATCTGCTCGTCGACGGCGCCTGCGCCGACTGCCGGTCCCAGTCCTACTACGAGAAGACGGCATACTGAAAAGAGCGGCCTCTCACGTACGAGAAGAGCATATAGGGGCACAAGCCCCATCACCCCTGAGTGCACCGCATGGAACTCTCCCCTATCGGGCTCGTGCGATCGCATATCCGTTCCCGGAGCGATATGCCGGTCCAGGGCGTCGACGCCGAGATCGAGGTCTTTCCCGAGTATGCAGCAGCACTGGAAGGTATCGAGGAGAACTCGCACCTGATCCTGATCTGCTGGCTGCACGAGGCGGACCGAGGGGTCCTGCGGGCGGTGGCCCGGAAGGTCTCAGACGACCTCCCCGAGAAGGGCGTCTTCTCCCTCCGCTCTCCCGCAAGGCCGAACCCCCTCTCCGTCTCGGTGGTGCGGCTGCGCGGCGTCAGGGAGGGGCGGTTCCTCGAACTCGCGAACGTGGACCTGATCGACGGGACGCCGGCGATCGACCTCAAGCCCTACCAGACGGGGTGGGACTGCGTCTTCTCGGCGACCGGCCACGACCGGACCGAGAAGATCCGGAAGATGGGGCCCGGCGAATACCGAGAAGGCCTCATTCGCGAGGCCGTGAACTACCACGGGGAACTCTGCCCCGGCGCGGCGGTCGCGGTGCGTATCGCAGAGGCGGCGACGCGCATCTTCAGATGCGACCTCTCGACGCCGCAGGTCTCGGTCGCGCTCGGTCCTGACCCCTGCATCGCCGATGCGCTCATCGGGATCACCGGTGCGCGACCGGGTAATCGCCGGTTGGGCTGTTCGAGCGAGGATTGTTATGTCTTTACCGGCCCGGGAGGGGAGGCGGTCTTCCGCATCCGGACCGTGCCGGCGAGTGTCGACGCAATCCTCGCATCCAGCGAAGCGTCGCTCTTCGACTGCGAGGTCCGCCGATAGAAATGTGGTTACAATTTAACTGAAAGTAATGCATTATTCTATACATGCCCGGACGGGGGAGCCGGAACCCCCTGATCCGGTATACCACCGAGGAGCAGCATGCCACGCCGTTACTTGAACCTCACCCCACTCTCTGAAGCGCTCGCATCAATGCGGCGGACGTTTCCCCCTCTGGACCGTGCCGAGACCGTACCGTTGCGCCTGGCTGTCGGCAGGGTGACGGCCGAACCGCTGTATGCAGAGTATTCTGTCCCCAAGGTCGATATCGCGACGTTCGACGGTTACGCAGTCAGGAGCGAGGATACTCTGGGAGCGCAGGACCAGCGGCCGTTGCCGCTTGCGGATTGTGCCCGCATCAATACCGGCGAGGTGCTCCCTCCTTCGTTTGACGCCGTCGTCATGATCGAGGACACCTGGGACGACGGCGGCACACCTTGGATCAGGAAGTCGGCCGCGCCCTGGCAGCATGTCCGGCATTCCGGCGAGGATATCAGGGCCGGGGAACTCATCCTCCCGAAAGGCCATCAGGTTCGGCCGTTCGACATCGGCGCGCTCGCGACCTATGGCATAACCATGGTGAAGGTGCGGTCGGTCCGGGTCGGGATCGTCCCGACGGGGAGCGACCTCGTGCCGCTCGGGGTAGCGCCCGCACCCGGCCAGACAATCGAGACCAACACCCTGATGGCGGAGGCCTACCTCACCCGGATGGGGGCGACCTGCCGCCGTTACGGGATCGTTCCCGACGACCCGGATCTGATCCGAGATGCGCTCGAGGAGGCGGTCGCCGAGAACGACCTTGTCATCCTCTCGGCGGGTTCGTCGGCCGGAACCCGGGATTTCTCCCGGGATGCTGTCGGCGCGCTTGGGGAGATCGTCTTCCACGGCATCGCGGTCAGGCCGGGAAAGCCGGTGCTGCTGGGAAACGTCGGCGGCAAGCCGGTTCTCGGGATGCCGGGCTACCCTGTCGCCGCGCAGACGGTCCTTCGGGAGATTGTGGGGGACCTGCTTGCGTGGTGGGGGCTCGCGGCGCCGAGAGGCGAGGAGTTGGACGTCCGGCTGTCGCGAAAAATGACGTCGGATCTTGGGTTCGACGAGTTCGTCCCGGTCTCGGTCGGGCGGGTGGACGGGACCTGCTGGGCGACGCCGCATCCCCGGGGAGGCGGCATCCAGATGGCGGTGGTCCGAGCGAACGGCTACCTCCACATCTCTGCCGGGCGCGAGGGGATCGAGGCCGGCGAGGAGGTGCGGGTCCGGCTCACCGTTCCGCCGGCAATGATCGCCAGCACGCTCGTCTGTATCGGCCAACGCAGTCCGGCGCTCGCAGAACTCCAGAACTGCCTCTCGGACACCGGCTACCTGCTCCACTGCTGCAACGCCTCGACGATGGGGGCGGTGCTCGCCATACGGGCGAAGACCTGTCATGCGGCTTCGGTCTGTATCCCGGAGACCGAAGCGGCTTGGAACGACCTGGTGCTCCGGTACCTGCCCGGGGTCGACCTCCTGCGGGTGCAGGTGGCCCGGACTGAACTTGGGATTATCTCGGCCGGCGACCTGGATACCGATAACCTTGCGTCGTTCCGGTTCGTCAACCGCCCGAAGGGGTCTCCGGCGCGGATACTCCTCGATGCGTGGTTGGACCGGGAGGGCGTCGATGCCGGTCGCCTCGCCGGATACGAAAACGAGGTGCGGACGCCCGGCGCGGTCGCAGCGGCCGTCGGCAGCGGGTTTGCGGACGCAGGCGTCTGCCCGGCCGGCATGGCTCGGGAGGCGGGGCTCCGGTTCACCCCGCTCGGATACGAGTCGTGCGAACTCCTGATCCGCAAGGAACTTGCCGGAGACGACGGCGTCGCAAGCCTCATCCGGACCGCCCAGTCCCCGGAGTTCCGAGAGCGCCTCAGGTCGCTTGAGTGGTAGCGGGTCGAGCAGGGATCAGTAATCGGCTACCCCGGCGGTCGGAGAGGTTGTTCCGGTCCTCATTTTGTTTGGTCAGGGGCTTTACCATCCCAACGGACGGAACCCTCGCTCTGCATTCTCATCTTGATGCGGCGCGCACCTTCGAAAAGAACATCTCCCATTCGGCGAGAGTATTATTTATGCCAGTCAGCGAACAGACGCAACGCCAGATCATGGCAGTGCTCCGGCGGATGGCCGAAGCCACCGCAAAGAAGGATGTCGATGGAGTGGTCGCACTCGTGGACCCAAATTTTCGGGCGTTCGGGACCGGTCCCGACGAGAAGGCGATCGGGAGGGAAGCGTACCGTCGACACCTCGAACGCGACTTTTCGCAGGCAGAGACGATCTCGCTTGAGTTCTCCGACATTCATATCGGTGCCGAAGGGACGGTCGCGTGGGTCATGGCCGATATGGCCTACCACATCGTCGCCGGCGGCACCCCGCAGACCCTGAACGGGCGGCTGACGGCGGTGCTTCGCGGGACGGGGCACGCGTGGGTCTTTGCCCAGATGCACTACTCTCTCCCGGCGGCGGACCAAGAGGCCGGTCGGTCGTACCCGACAGTGTAACTTTTTTTGGACCGCCGAGACGGAGCTGAGTCCGAAAGCGGACTCACACGGATTCTTTATCCGGTAAATGGTGCCGATCCGGGGAGTCCATCGGGTGCATGCCGGCCCGGCCGTCATCCCCGGCAATACTCGCACACCGGGCCGTGGTGGCCTACGCACCTTCGGTGCTCGAACGCCCGCCGGCACGCCCGGGCGTTTATCGCCCTTGGGGGAACGATGCTCTGGAGTGCGACCGAAGGGAGCCTGAGAAACTCGAAGAGTTTCGCTGTGGGGCTGACGGGGAGTGCGACCGAAGGGAGCTCGACCACCGCTAGGTGAGGAGGGGGTCTCCCCCTCCCCTGCCTCTCGCAAGGCACTACCCGGATCCCCTCACGGCTCCGCCGTAAAAAAGAGTATCGCCCTGCCGTTCCCGTCGATGACCGCGAGTCTGTCGCCGACGATCCGGTAGCCCGCCGCCGCCCGTATCAAGGCTAGGTAGGCGCCCTCCTGCTCCATGACGCCGGCCGGCTCGTCGCACGAAGCCTTCGTGGCGATGACCCGCTCCACGGCAAGTCCCGTCTCATTGAGCCGGTACGGGGCCGAGTAGGCGTTGCACCCGGCAGACCCCGAGAACGTGCCGTCGTCATCGAACTGCAGGGTGATGTTGGTCCCCGGGATGGGCGAAGAAACGGCATTACCGCCGCCGGTGCTGTAGTGAGTCAGCCGCCACGCCGTCCCCAAAAGCGGCACGGTCTCCGGCTGCTTCGCCCGCGAAAAGACGAGCAGGTCCTTCCCCGACGGTCCGGAGAGGATCAGCCGGTCGTCCTCGACCCGGTAGGTGGAGGCGGCAACCAAGAGTTCCCGATACCGGCTCTCCTGCTCCACGACCCCCTTTGCCGCCGCAGGGTACGCCCCGGTGATAGCGACCGGCTCCACCGAGATCGTGGAGCCGTTGATCCGGTACGGAGCGGAGTAGAGGTTGCACCCGGCCGACCCCGAGAGCGTGCCGCTCTCGCCGAAGATGATAAGCGGTCCCGCTTGGGGCAAGGGCGCAGTGACGGAGCCGTTGTCTGCGCGGAGTGCGACCAGGTTCCACGCCGTCCCTGCAAGCGGTTCGGCGACCCGGCCGGCATCGTCAGGGGGCGTGTCCGTCCCGACGGAGTATCCGGCCGAGATGAGGCATGCCGCCACGATGACCAGAAATGCGACCTTCGCGAGTATGTGGTGACCGTCTCTCTTAATCTCTACCACCGGTAGGCGTAGGAGACGAGAGAAGAAAAAATAACCCATTTGCGTTGAGATTCTCTCAACCGCCCTCTCCGGAAGGGCCGGACGCAAGGAGCGACGATCCGCCGCCGCCGTCCGGAGCCGGGCGCAACGGGGAAGGAAGTCATCCCGTTGCGGTAAAATCGGGAACGGAGGCCGATGGAGCCCCCGTGAGCAGAGGCCGGATCAGGGCTGATCCGCGCCCGCTGCCCGGTAGGAGAGGAGCGCCTTCCCGGTCTCATTGAGGAGGTCGAGCCGGTCCTCATCGATACGGTAGCCTGCCACCGACTCAAGGAGGCTCAGGTACCTGCTCTCCTGCTCCATGACGCCCTCCGGCTCGCCGCAGTACATCTTCGTCGAACCGGCGGGCCCTATCGTCATCGTGCTCCCCGAGACCTCGTAAGCGGCAAAGTAGCGGTTGCATCCGGCGTTCCCGGTGACGTTTCCGTCGGGAGCAAATGCTGCCGTGACCGTCGTGCCGGCGATCACCGAGGAGACCGCCTCTCCTTCCAGACTGTAGGACTCAAGCGTCCACAGGGTCCCGGCAAGCGGGGCCTGCGGCAACTTCTGGGCCTGCACGAAGAAGAGGAGATCGGTGCCCGTCCTATCCGAGAGGATCAGGCGGTCGCCCTCTACCCGGTAGGAGGAGACGTTTCCGAGGTGGCCGAGATACTTCCCTTCCTGCTCCATGACGCCCTCCGGCTTCTCGCAGTACATCAGGGTGCTGAAGAGCGAGGAGACCGAGAGGTTCGCGCCGTTGAGGCTGTACCGACCGCCGTAGTGGTTGCACCCGGCGTTCCCGGTGACGTTCCCGTCAGGGGAGAACTTCACGGTGACGGTCGTGCCTGCGATCACCGAGGAGACTGCGTCCGCCCCGGTGCTGTAGCCATCGAGCACCCAGTCGGTCCCGGTGAGCGGAAGGTCGGGCTTCGGGACGGCCCGCTCGAAGACCAGCAGGTCGACACCCTTCCGGTCCGAGAGGAACAGCCGGTCGCCTTCCACCCGGTAGGTGGTGACGTTTGCGAGGAGCGCAAGGTAGCGGTCCTCCTGCTCCATGATGCCCTTCGGATTCTCACAGTACATCTCGGTCCTGATCGCGGGCTCGATGGTGAGTTTTGCGTCTTTCAACGTGTAGTCTGCGCCGTAGTGGTTGCACCCGGCCGACCCGCCGAGAACCCCGTCAGCGCCGAAGGCCGCCGTGACTGTCGTGCCGGCAAGGACCGGGACCATGGCGCCGTCCTCACCGACGAGGCTTGCAAGCGTCCAAGATGTTCCCGCGAGCGCTGCGGGCGCCTCCTTCACGAAGGTGAGCACCGTGGCGCCGGAGGCGTCGGTGATCTCCAGCCGGTCATTCTCAACCCGGCATCCGGCCGCCGAGCCGAGGAGTTCGAGGAACCTTGCCTCCTGCTCCATGATGCCTTCCGGCTCCCCACAATACATCTTCGTGCTGATGGGCGGCGAGACCGAGAGAGCCGTGCCGTTGAGGTTGTAGTCTGCGCCGTACTGGTTGCACCCGGCTGAGCCTACGACCGTTCCGTCGTCGCCGAACCGGGCCGATACTCCCGCACCCGGCAAGGCCGGGACGAGCGTGCCGTTCTCGGCGAGGTAGGATTCCAGGGACCAAGAGACCCCGGTAAGCCCGACGACCGCGCCGGGCGCCGACGTACCCGCCGTGCATCCTGCGGTGATGATGCATGCCGCAACGATGACGAGCAGTGATGCCCCCGCAAGGATGTTCCTATTCGTTCTTCTGTTCGGTGCCATACACCAGCATATGGGCGGGATTGGGTGATAAAGAAATGGTAAACTACGAAAAAAATCGAACCTATACGCTCGGGGTTCGGCAAACAGACGAATTTTGGGGGTTTTTCTCAACGCAAGCCGCCTCGGGTCCCCGGGCCCGTTCTCTTGCCCGAGAGGCAT
It includes:
- the tsaA gene encoding tRNA (N6-threonylcarbamoyladenosine(37)-N6)-methyltransferase TrmO yields the protein MELSPIGLVRSHIRSRSDMPVQGVDAEIEVFPEYAAALEGIEENSHLILICWLHEADRGVLRAVARKVSDDLPEKGVFSLRSPARPNPLSVSVVRLRGVREGRFLELANVDLIDGTPAIDLKPYQTGWDCVFSATGHDRTEKIRKMGPGEYREGLIREAVNYHGELCPGAAVAVRIAEAATRIFRCDLSTPQVSVALGPDPCIADALIGITGARPGNRRLGCSSEDCYVFTGPGGEAVFRIRTVPASVDAILASSEASLFDCEVRR
- a CDS encoding molybdopterin biosynthesis protein — encoded protein: MPRRYLNLTPLSEALASMRRTFPPLDRAETVPLRLAVGRVTAEPLYAEYSVPKVDIATFDGYAVRSEDTLGAQDQRPLPLADCARINTGEVLPPSFDAVVMIEDTWDDGGTPWIRKSAAPWQHVRHSGEDIRAGELILPKGHQVRPFDIGALATYGITMVKVRSVRVGIVPTGSDLVPLGVAPAPGQTIETNTLMAEAYLTRMGATCRRYGIVPDDPDLIRDALEEAVAENDLVILSAGSSAGTRDFSRDAVGALGEIVFHGIAVRPGKPVLLGNVGGKPVLGMPGYPVAAQTVLREIVGDLLAWWGLAAPRGEELDVRLSRKMTSDLGFDEFVPVSVGRVDGTCWATPHPRGGGIQMAVVRANGYLHISAGREGIEAGEEVRVRLTVPPAMIASTLVCIGQRSPALAELQNCLSDTGYLLHCCNASTMGAVLAIRAKTCHAASVCIPETEAAWNDLVLRYLPGVDLLRVQVARTELGIISAGDLDTDNLASFRFVNRPKGSPARILLDAWLDREGVDAGRLAGYENEVRTPGAVAAAVGSGFADAGVCPAGMAREAGLRFTPLGYESCELLIRKELAGDDGVASLIRTAQSPEFRERLRSLEW
- a CDS encoding nuclear transport factor 2 family protein → MPVSEQTQRQIMAVLRRMAEATAKKDVDGVVALVDPNFRAFGTGPDEKAIGREAYRRHLERDFSQAETISLEFSDIHIGAEGTVAWVMADMAYHIVAGGTPQTLNGRLTAVLRGTGHAWVFAQMHYSLPAADQEAGRSYPTV
- a CDS encoding META domain-containing protein, which produces MVEIKRDGHHILAKVAFLVIVAACLISAGYSVGTDTPPDDAGRVAEPLAGTAWNLVALRADNGSVTAPLPQAGPLIIFGESGTLSGSAGCNLYSAPYRINGSTISVEPVAITGAYPAAAKGVVEQESRYRELLVAASTYRVEDDRLILSGPSGKDLLVFSRAKQPETVPLLGTAWRLTHYSTGGGNAVSSPIPGTNITLQFDDDGTFSGSAGCNAYSAPYRLNETGLAVERVIATKASCDEPAGVMEQEGAYLALIRAAAGYRIVGDRLAVIDGNGRAILFFTAEP
- a CDS encoding META domain-containing protein gives rise to the protein MAPNRRTNRNILAGASLLVIVAACIITAGCTAGTSAPGAVVGLTGVSWSLESYLAENGTLVPALPGAGVSARFGDDGTVVGSAGCNQYGADYNLNGTALSVSPPISTKMYCGEPEGIMEQEARFLELLGSAAGCRVENDRLEITDASGATVLTFVKEAPAALAGTSWTLASLVGEDGAMVPVLAGTTVTAAFGADGVLGGSAGCNHYGADYTLKDAKLTIEPAIRTEMYCENPKGIMEQEDRYLALLANVTTYRVEGDRLFLSDRKGVDLLVFERAVPKPDLPLTGTDWVLDGYSTGADAVSSVIAGTTVTVKFSPDGNVTGNAGCNHYGGRYSLNGANLSVSSLFSTLMYCEKPEGVMEQEGKYLGHLGNVSSYRVEGDRLILSDRTGTDLLFFVQAQKLPQAPLAGTLWTLESYSLEGEAVSSVIAGTTVTAAFAPDGNVTGNAGCNRYFAAYEVSGSTMTIGPAGSTKMYCGEPEGVMEQESRYLSLLESVAGYRIDEDRLDLLNETGKALLSYRAAGADQP